Proteins from a single region of Segatella copri:
- a CDS encoding RagB/SusD family nutrient uptake outer membrane protein, producing the protein MKHIRFQFLTLLSATALTLTSCDLIGSLDGIEPEHVVTDDNYITDVSTAQTALNGVYASWRSTGVSYLRYGMSSMAHTQAMAMAMGADEFAAENIETNNSNVETAYTAYYNVINAANTFLVHINKNIPGLSEEKRTEMIAEARCQRALAYLTLLKCFGEYWKQDSPYGVCIFQDELVRDNQPRKRSSVAETYKLISDDLDYAIAHCEQHPADHYHMSSVFAKALKAKMYMAQDNYAEAARLAEEVISEAEAAGYGLESDYAKIFDEQFNSQEMLFAPYTANPSELMDSNWYMFSPGSLLKKVADDLVPDDETGGDIVIPTPGDGGDVVVPDPDGSSDGSASGDGGVVIPGGDGGVVIPGGDGSDFPFPPGEDDVASYDALYTWAYKGDAMNGIGKYNKLTPEMFYADSYYFMRLAEVYYIAAEAEARQGQYAKARTLLATVIERAGYTEDDVNAIADSDLLGEILKHKLCDMSNENLEEWFDLCRYNRQGGFESWTEDEKAELPSFRRYLLPIPKASMGANNLLVQNPEYVNQ; encoded by the coding sequence ATGAAACATATAAGATTTCAATTTCTTACGCTCCTTTCAGCCACAGCACTGACTCTTACATCGTGTGACCTGATAGGTAGCCTCGACGGCATCGAACCAGAACATGTGGTTACTGATGACAATTATATCACTGATGTCTCAACTGCACAGACGGCGCTCAATGGTGTCTATGCCTCATGGCGCAGCACGGGTGTATCTTACCTGCGCTATGGAATGTCGTCTATGGCTCATACCCAGGCCATGGCGATGGCAATGGGGGCGGATGAGTTTGCTGCCGAGAATATCGAGACCAATAACAGTAATGTGGAGACGGCTTATACCGCCTATTACAATGTAATCAATGCGGCCAATACCTTCCTGGTACATATCAACAAGAATATACCAGGACTGAGCGAGGAGAAACGTACAGAGATGATTGCAGAGGCCCGTTGCCAGCGTGCCTTAGCTTACCTTACTCTGCTGAAGTGCTTCGGAGAATATTGGAAGCAGGATTCACCATACGGTGTCTGCATCTTCCAGGACGAACTGGTAAGAGATAACCAACCACGCAAGCGTTCTTCTGTGGCTGAAACTTACAAGTTGATATCTGATGATCTCGACTATGCCATCGCCCATTGTGAACAGCATCCGGCAGATCATTATCACATGAGTTCTGTTTTCGCCAAGGCTTTGAAAGCCAAAATGTATATGGCTCAGGATAATTATGCTGAAGCTGCAAGACTGGCAGAGGAAGTGATCAGTGAGGCTGAAGCAGCTGGTTATGGTTTGGAAAGCGATTATGCCAAGATCTTCGACGAACAGTTTAATTCTCAGGAGATGCTCTTTGCTCCTTATACAGCCAATCCAAGTGAGTTGATGGATTCAAACTGGTATATGTTTTCTCCAGGTTCACTCCTCAAGAAGGTGGCAGATGATTTAGTTCCAGATGATGAAACAGGTGGAGATATTGTTATTCCAACCCCGGGAGATGGTGGGGACGTTGTTGTTCCTGATCCTGATGGTTCTTCAGATGGTAGTGCTTCTGGCGATGGTGGTGTTGTTATTCCAGGCGGTGATGGTGGAGTAGTCATCCCAGGCGGTGATGGTAGTGATTTCCCATTCCCTCCAGGTGAAGATGATGTAGCTTCCTACGATGCGCTATATACATGGGCCTATAAGGGAGATGCCATGAATGGTATTGGAAAATATAACAAGTTGACTCCTGAAATGTTCTATGCTGACTCTTATTACTTCATGCGCCTTGCCGAAGTTTATTATATCGCTGCCGAAGCAGAGGCTCGTCAGGGTCAGTATGCTAAGGCTCGTACGCTCTTGGCTACAGTCATCGAACGTGCTGGATATACTGAGGACGATGTGAACGCAATTGCCGACAGTGATCTTCTGGGTGAAATTCTCAAGCATAAGTTGTGTGATATGAGTAACGAAAATCTTGAAGAATGGTTCGATCTTTGCCGTTATAACCGTCAGGGTGGTTTCGAGAGTTGGACAGAAGATGAGAAAGCAGAACTTCCTAGCTTCCGCCGATATCTTCTTCCTATACCAAAGGCATCTATGGGAGCCAATAATCTTCTGGTTCAGAATCCGGAATATGTGAATCAATAA
- a CDS encoding thioredoxin-like domain-containing protein: protein MNKMKMKTCMMTLAGLVLAMAASAQNFEMKGKVKGNVDGCSVMLQKYGLEGVTNLDSVTIKNGEFTLKGVVNQPEQYQMVIDMNKPGTAEPDYQKIFSTRVYVENKPMTYDVDLTGFPAERDMSMIEPVVKGSTTQDIYQAYLELMSPIQDKMHKMDDSINQTTDLAQRVSLAKEAIKLQEEMRHQTSLFIQQHTTSLVAFDLLLESFSSLPTPYTSQQIDEMMGWLKNDWSSSAQYPMLQMQAEMAKHTAIGNHYIDGTVVTPEGKQVKLSSLIKKGEYTMLEFWASWCRPCRQEIPHLKKVHEKYKDFNIISISVDERDADWKKAMAKEGMTWTQVRNPEGFGGMVMGEYGINGIPACLILDKDGNFYKTNMRGAYLDAFLYDYYKK from the coding sequence ATGAATAAGATGAAAATGAAAACTTGCATGATGACACTTGCCGGTCTTGTACTTGCAATGGCTGCCAGCGCGCAGAATTTTGAGATGAAAGGCAAGGTTAAAGGTAACGTGGACGGCTGTTCTGTCATGTTGCAGAAGTATGGATTGGAAGGTGTTACCAATCTGGATAGTGTTACAATCAAGAATGGTGAGTTCACCCTCAAGGGGGTAGTTAACCAGCCTGAGCAGTATCAGATGGTTATTGATATGAACAAGCCTGGTACAGCTGAGCCTGACTATCAGAAAATATTCTCAACAAGAGTCTATGTAGAGAATAAGCCGATGACCTACGATGTAGATCTTACCGGTTTTCCTGCAGAGCGTGATATGAGTATGATAGAGCCTGTTGTAAAGGGTTCTACCACTCAGGATATTTATCAGGCTTATCTTGAACTGATGTCACCTATTCAGGACAAGATGCACAAGATGGATGATAGTATCAACCAGACTACCGATTTGGCACAGCGTGTATCTCTTGCCAAGGAAGCCATCAAGTTGCAGGAGGAAATGCGCCATCAGACCAGTCTGTTTATTCAGCAGCATACCACTTCTCTGGTAGCCTTCGACTTGCTTCTCGAGAGTTTCTCTTCTTTACCAACCCCATATACCTCTCAGCAGATTGACGAGATGATGGGCTGGTTGAAGAACGACTGGAGTTCTTCTGCACAATATCCGATGCTGCAGATGCAGGCAGAGATGGCAAAGCATACAGCTATCGGCAACCATTATATCGATGGTACCGTTGTCACTCCTGAAGGCAAGCAGGTGAAGCTTTCTTCACTTATCAAGAAGGGTGAATACACCATGTTGGAGTTCTGGGCTTCCTGGTGTCGTCCATGCCGTCAGGAGATTCCACATCTCAAGAAGGTACACGAGAAATACAAGGATTTCAACATCATCAGTATTTCCGTAGATGAGAGAGATGCCGACTGGAAAAAGGCAATGGCCAAGGAAGGAATGACCTGGACACAGGTTCGCAATCCTGAAGGTTTTGGCGGTATGGTGATGGGCGAGTATGGCATCAATGGTATTCCAGCCTGTCTCATCCTAGATAAGGATGGCAATTTCTATAAGACCAACATGCGTGGTGCTTATCTTGATGCTTTCTTATACGATTACTATAAGAAATAA
- a CDS encoding alanine/glycine:cation symporter family protein: MIDSIQNILVQVSDFLWSYIIITVLICCALFFTWRTRFVQFRLIREMIRLLIHPDKVQPEEIGHDELSMEVKVDGEMKHISSFQAFVVALASRIGTGNLAGVATAISIGGPGAVFWMWMLALLGSASAFIESTLAQLYKRKGKTSFYGGPAYYMKYGLGKGWMGILFAVLMIITFGFAYNSVQSNTICLAWQKAFGIEPATMGIALTVLTLLIIFGGIHRVAKFSSTVVPVMAVVYLLIAVGVVVWNITSLPKVLLTIVENAFGFNQAAGGVLGVTVIQGIKRGLFSNEAGEGSAPNAAAVATVSHPVKQGLIQALGVFTDTLVVCSCTAFIILVSGVDLTASNGIQLTQDALTHEIGNIGNPFVAVMIWLFAFSSIIGNYYYGETNVRYIRDSKLGVFVYRLAVAAMVMVGAVVSLDFAWSFADITMALLTLCNLAAIVLLSRQAVFLLKDYRQQKKEGKNPVFTKDKMLEIADKLEAW, from the coding sequence ATGATAGATTCAATACAAAACATTTTAGTTCAGGTTAGCGATTTCCTTTGGTCGTATATCATCATCACCGTCTTGATATGCTGTGCCCTGTTTTTCACTTGGCGTACCCGTTTCGTCCAGTTCCGCCTTATCAGAGAGATGATCAGGCTGCTGATTCATCCCGACAAGGTACAACCGGAAGAGATAGGACACGATGAACTGTCGATGGAGGTGAAAGTGGATGGAGAAATGAAACACATTTCTTCCTTCCAGGCATTCGTGGTAGCATTGGCTAGCCGTATTGGAACCGGTAACCTTGCCGGTGTGGCTACTGCTATCAGCATCGGTGGTCCGGGAGCCGTATTCTGGATGTGGATGCTGGCTTTACTGGGCTCTGCATCCGCTTTCATAGAATCAACTCTCGCCCAACTTTACAAGCGAAAAGGCAAAACATCTTTCTATGGCGGACCGGCCTATTATATGAAGTATGGTTTGGGAAAAGGATGGATGGGTATTCTTTTTGCCGTGCTGATGATCATTACCTTCGGCTTTGCCTATAATTCAGTGCAGAGCAATACTATCTGTCTGGCATGGCAGAAGGCTTTTGGCATCGAGCCTGCCACCATGGGAATTGCCCTCACTGTGCTCACCCTGCTCATCATCTTCGGTGGCATCCATAGAGTGGCTAAGTTCTCTTCTACCGTGGTTCCAGTGATGGCTGTCGTTTATCTTCTGATAGCTGTAGGTGTTGTTGTTTGGAATATCACCAGTCTGCCAAAGGTTCTGCTTACCATTGTTGAGAATGCTTTCGGATTCAATCAGGCTGCTGGCGGAGTTCTTGGCGTTACAGTGATACAGGGCATCAAGCGAGGTCTGTTCAGTAATGAGGCAGGTGAAGGTAGTGCACCGAATGCTGCTGCGGTAGCTACAGTCAGTCATCCTGTAAAACAGGGATTGATACAGGCTTTGGGCGTTTTTACAGATACGCTGGTGGTATGTTCCTGCACCGCTTTCATCATCCTGGTGAGCGGTGTGGATCTTACGGCTTCAAATGGAATTCAACTCACCCAGGATGCCCTGACCCACGAAATCGGAAACATCGGCAATCCGTTTGTTGCGGTAATGATATGGCTGTTTGCATTTAGCAGCATCATCGGCAATTATTATTATGGAGAAACCAACGTGAGATATATCAGGGACTCCAAGCTGGGTGTATTTGTCTATCGTCTTGCTGTAGCAGCAATGGTGATGGTCGGAGCGGTAGTATCTCTGGATTTTGCATGGAGTTTTGCAGATATCACGATGGCTCTTCTCACCCTCTGCAATCTCGCAGCCATCGTCCTGCTTTCCCGTCAGGCCGTCTTCCTGTTGAAAGACTATCGCCAACAGAAGAAGGAAGGCAAGAATCCTGTATTCACCAAGGATAAGATGCTAGAGATTGCAGATAAACTGGAGGCATGGTAA
- a CDS encoding SGNH/GDSL hydrolase family protein, protein MKRFTIIISFIMLTFMPLMAQVKQTVAVLGDSYSTFEGFIPKGYATWYSPTTPPETTDVNKVEQTWWWQVIKEGGYKMGNINSYSGATICNTGYRDEDYSDRSFITRSSLLGNPDIILICGATNDNWADAPLGNYQYSDWKRADLYCFRPAMAKLLSDIRQHYPNVEVYFILNSELKDVINESVKKICNKYQVPVIALHDIDKKNGHPTIKGMKSIADQVLKVIKK, encoded by the coding sequence ATGAAAAGATTTACGATTATCATTTCTTTCATTATGCTCACCTTCATGCCGCTCATGGCACAGGTGAAGCAGACCGTTGCCGTTCTCGGTGACTCGTATTCCACTTTCGAGGGGTTCATTCCTAAGGGTTATGCCACCTGGTACTCACCTACTACTCCACCAGAAACTACAGATGTAAACAAGGTTGAGCAAACCTGGTGGTGGCAAGTTATCAAGGAAGGAGGCTATAAAATGGGAAATATCAATTCCTATTCTGGTGCTACCATCTGCAACACTGGCTATCGTGACGAAGATTATAGCGACCGTTCTTTCATCACCCGAAGTTCTCTTCTTGGCAATCCGGATATCATCCTGATTTGCGGTGCTACGAATGACAACTGGGCTGATGCCCCGCTCGGCAACTATCAGTATAGCGACTGGAAGCGCGCAGATTTGTATTGTTTCCGCCCAGCCATGGCCAAGCTGCTTTCTGATATACGACAGCATTATCCTAATGTAGAGGTATATTTCATCTTAAACTCTGAACTCAAGGATGTAATCAATGAGTCAGTTAAAAAGATCTGCAACAAATATCAGGTTCCTGTCATTGCTCTTCATGATATTGACAAGAAAAACGGTCACCCTACTATCAAGGGAATGAAAAGTATTGCTGACCAGGTTCTGAAGGTTATAAAAAAGTAA